In Pseudomonadota bacterium, the following proteins share a genomic window:
- a CDS encoding thiolase family protein encodes MAYKNIYIPYGAYWSSPYARWQGSFANLHAIELAAATGRRFFELRKLSAEKIDNIYLGETIAQPSCFYGGPWLAGMIGAPHATGPVVGQACITGIMCMRMAAEDLATGFSGATLVVATDRCSNGPHLYYPRQDKPGATGDHEDWVWDNFGHDPWAKNSMIQTAENVAKEYDLSRAEQEEAALRRCEQYADALKDDAAFLRRFMIPVEVGKGKRAKTIALDEGITTASAEMFAGMKPVLEGGTVTPGTQTHPADGNSGMILTTKERAAEYARDSKIVVQLVGVGTSRVKKGFMGAAMVPAAERALADAGIQVKDLKALKTHNPFVVNDVLVAKKFGFPQKEINNFGCSYIWGHPQGPTALRSVIELVEELAVRGGGYAMFTGCAAGDTGGAVVVKVSD; translated from the coding sequence ATGGCTTACAAGAACATCTACATCCCGTACGGCGCCTACTGGAGCAGCCCCTACGCGCGCTGGCAGGGCAGCTTCGCGAACCTGCACGCGATCGAGCTCGCGGCCGCGACCGGGCGCAGGTTCTTCGAGCTGCGCAAGCTCTCTGCCGAAAAGATCGACAACATCTACCTCGGCGAGACGATCGCGCAGCCGTCGTGCTTCTACGGCGGGCCTTGGCTCGCCGGGATGATAGGCGCCCCGCACGCCACCGGCCCGGTCGTCGGGCAGGCGTGCATCACGGGCATCATGTGCATGCGCATGGCCGCGGAGGACCTCGCGACCGGTTTCTCGGGCGCGACGCTGGTCGTGGCGACGGATCGCTGCTCCAACGGCCCGCACCTGTATTACCCGCGGCAGGACAAGCCCGGCGCGACCGGCGATCACGAGGACTGGGTCTGGGACAACTTCGGCCATGATCCCTGGGCCAAGAACTCCATGATCCAGACCGCCGAGAACGTCGCCAAGGAGTACGACCTCTCCCGCGCCGAGCAGGAAGAGGCCGCGCTCCGCCGCTGCGAGCAGTACGCGGACGCGCTCAAGGACGACGCCGCGTTCCTGCGGCGCTTCATGATCCCGGTCGAGGTCGGCAAGGGCAAGCGGGCCAAGACGATCGCCCTCGACGAGGGGATCACGACCGCGTCCGCCGAGATGTTCGCCGGCATGAAGCCGGTGCTCGAAGGCGGGACGGTGACCCCGGGCACGCAGACCCACCCGGCCGACGGCAACAGCGGCATGATCCTGACGACGAAGGAGCGCGCCGCGGAGTACGCGCGCGATTCCAAGATCGTCGTGCAGCTCGTCGGCGTGGGCACTTCCCGCGTGAAGAAGGGGTTCATGGGCGCGGCGATGGTGCCGGCGGCCGAGCGCGCGCTCGCCGACGCCGGGATCCAGGTCAAGGACCTGAAGGCACTGAAGACCCACAACCCCTTCGTGGTCAACGACGTGCTCGTCGCGAAGAAGTTCGGGTTTCCGCAGAAGGAGATCAACAACTTCGGCTGCTCCTACATCTGGGGGCACCCGCAGGGGCCGACCGCGCTGCGCTCGGTGATCGAGCTCGTCGAGGAGCTCGCGGTCCGCGGCGGCGGGTACGCCATGTTCACGGGCTGCGCGGCGGGCGACACGGGCGGCGCCGTCGTCGTCAAGGTCTCCGATTGA
- a CDS encoding enoyl-CoA hydratase-related protein → MEKIKVRRENDGQVLRIVLSAPPGNVLDAQMMGEIVACLDAETADKGLKAIVFEGEGKHFCFGASVPEHVKEKAPEMIRGFHGMFKKLLACAVPTFALVRGQCLGGGMELASFCNFVVAEPSAKFGQPEIVLGVLPPVAAAILPGIIGQSRADDLVLTGRSIDAQTALAWGLVHAVADDGNALVTEALAKHFLPKSAESLRHANRAVREAWHRDLPATLDRMEHAYVKVLMETHDANEGIAAFLEKRPPKWESR, encoded by the coding sequence ATGGAGAAGATCAAGGTCCGGCGCGAGAACGACGGTCAGGTGCTCCGCATCGTGCTCTCGGCCCCGCCCGGGAACGTGCTCGACGCGCAGATGATGGGCGAGATCGTCGCCTGCCTCGACGCGGAGACGGCCGACAAGGGGCTCAAGGCGATCGTGTTCGAGGGCGAGGGCAAGCACTTCTGCTTCGGCGCGAGCGTGCCCGAGCACGTGAAGGAGAAGGCGCCGGAGATGATCCGCGGCTTCCACGGGATGTTCAAGAAGCTGCTCGCGTGCGCGGTGCCGACGTTCGCGCTCGTGCGCGGCCAGTGCCTCGGCGGCGGCATGGAGCTCGCGTCGTTCTGCAACTTCGTCGTCGCCGAGCCGTCCGCCAAGTTCGGCCAGCCCGAGATCGTGCTCGGCGTGCTCCCGCCCGTGGCCGCGGCGATCCTGCCGGGCATCATCGGCCAGTCGCGCGCCGACGACCTCGTGCTCACTGGACGGTCGATCGACGCCCAGACGGCGCTCGCGTGGGGCCTCGTCCACGCCGTCGCCGACGACGGCAACGCGCTCGTCACCGAGGCGCTCGCCAAGCACTTCCTGCCCAAGAGCGCGGAGTCGCTCCGGCACGCCAATCGGGCCGTGCGCGAGGCGTGGCACCGCGACCTGCCGGCGACGCTCGACCGGATGGAGCACGCCTATGTGAAGGTTTTGATGGAGACGCACGACGCCAACGAGGGCATCGCGGCGTTCCTCGAGAAGCGCCCCCCGAAGTGGGAGAGCCGGTGA
- a CDS encoding acyl-CoA thioesterase — MKGRPAKGRAAPAVSEPISVLEEIFPGDTNPYGTAFGGRILALMDRAAGLAASRFAHEHFVTASLDALEFSEPVKQGEIAEVQARIVYTSSHACAAHVRVFAIDKKIWDRRQCCTGTLFMVAVDKDGRPLPIPQLEPSTDEARREWDDARRIHEQMLSRRARRKERT; from the coding sequence TTGAAGGGGCGACCCGCGAAGGGCCGCGCGGCGCCGGCCGTTTCGGAGCCGATCTCTGTGCTCGAGGAGATCTTCCCGGGGGACACCAACCCGTACGGCACGGCGTTCGGCGGCAGGATCCTGGCGCTCATGGACCGCGCGGCCGGGCTCGCCGCGTCGCGCTTCGCGCACGAGCACTTCGTCACGGCGTCGCTCGACGCGCTCGAGTTCTCGGAGCCGGTCAAGCAGGGCGAGATCGCCGAGGTGCAGGCCCGGATCGTGTACACGTCGTCGCACGCGTGCGCCGCGCACGTCCGGGTGTTCGCCATCGACAAGAAGATCTGGGATCGCCGCCAGTGCTGCACGGGCACGCTGTTCATGGTGGCGGTCGACAAGGACGGCAGGCCGCTCCCGATCCCGCAGCTCGAACCGTCGACGGACGAGGCGAGGCGGGAGTGGGACGACGCGCGTCGCATCCACGAGCAGATGCTGAGCCGCCGCGCGCGGCGAAAGGAGCGAACATGA
- a CDS encoding SDR family oxidoreductase, which yields MIDLKGKGAIVTGGSLGIGTAIARKLASLGANVAINYRKHDDEAKAVVAEMEGMGVKGLAVKADVASFQDADAMVKTAVEAFGGLHILVCNAGINWDGVIWKMTEEQWDKVIEVNLKGYFNYARAAVPIFREQAYGKIVNVTSINGIRGKFGQSNYAASKGGIIAFTKTLARELGNKNINVNAVAPGLIETEMVAKMDEEAKKKSISEILMGRLGQPEEIANVVAFFCSEASRHVTGQVLNVDGGQLVA from the coding sequence ATGATCGATCTCAAGGGCAAGGGCGCCATCGTGACCGGCGGCAGCCTGGGCATCGGAACGGCGATCGCGAGGAAGCTCGCGAGCCTCGGCGCGAACGTCGCCATCAACTACCGCAAACACGACGACGAGGCGAAGGCGGTCGTCGCCGAGATGGAGGGGATGGGCGTCAAGGGGCTCGCGGTGAAGGCGGACGTCGCGAGCTTCCAGGACGCCGACGCGATGGTGAAGACGGCCGTGGAGGCGTTCGGCGGCCTGCACATCCTCGTGTGCAACGCGGGGATCAACTGGGACGGCGTGATCTGGAAGATGACCGAGGAGCAGTGGGACAAGGTCATCGAGGTGAACCTCAAAGGATACTTCAACTACGCGCGGGCCGCGGTGCCCATCTTCCGCGAGCAGGCGTACGGCAAGATCGTCAACGTGACCTCGATCAACGGCATCCGCGGGAAGTTCGGCCAGTCGAACTACGCGGCGTCGAAGGGCGGCATCATCGCGTTCACAAAGACGCTCGCGCGCGAGCTCGGCAACAAGAACATCAACGTGAACGCGGTGGCGCCCGGCCTCATCGAGACCGAGATGGTCGCGAAGATGGACGAGGAGGCGAAGAAGAAGTCGATCTCCGAGATCCTGATGGGCCGGCTCGGCCAGCCCGAGGAGATCGCGAACGTCGTGGCGTTCTTCTGCTCCGAAGCCTCGCGCCACGTCACCGGCCAGGTGCTCAACGTCGACGGCGGCCAGCTGGTGGCGTGA